In Pedobacter heparinus DSM 2366, the following are encoded in one genomic region:
- a CDS encoding sensor histidine kinase: MFAVTNRSYIAVLLHLFSWLLFAFVLLFHQPLSWNIHVPFEFWVKQSCVLLMLIIVFYMNSQLFVPRLLLKNKILIYVLVILVIAVLAGPLIKMVDNALNLPGLMDRAFSEIGIQRPPKRSGRIDVFLLMMTLFMVGISTSVTLIRKWQADQQGREALEKEKIASELSFLKAQINPHFFFNTLNNIYALTHVDIEKSRKALHKLSRMMRYLLYETQTGSTPISKEISFIVDYIELMKLRLNGLTTVVFEEPVLKYDPPIAPMLFLPYIENAFKYGVSTTEPSVIAIVIELKGNELSMTIKNRVFNNYAETADGYGGIGLSNTKRRLELLYPGRHNFSAYETAGPAEFIVHLNLVLDDTELHSSR; this comes from the coding sequence ATGTTTGCAGTAACAAACCGTTCCTATATAGCCGTCTTACTCCATCTGTTTTCATGGCTTTTATTTGCTTTTGTGCTCCTTTTTCATCAGCCTTTATCCTGGAACATCCATGTCCCCTTTGAGTTCTGGGTCAAACAAAGCTGCGTATTGCTCATGCTGATCATCGTATTTTATATGAACAGCCAGTTGTTTGTGCCCCGGTTGCTCCTGAAAAACAAGATCCTTATTTATGTCCTTGTTATTCTTGTTATCGCAGTGCTGGCCGGGCCGCTGATAAAAATGGTCGACAATGCCTTGAATTTACCCGGGCTGATGGATCGGGCTTTTAGTGAAATTGGTATTCAAAGGCCTCCGAAACGCTCGGGCAGGATTGATGTTTTCCTGCTGATGATGACCTTGTTTATGGTCGGGATCAGTACCAGTGTAACCCTGATCAGGAAATGGCAGGCCGATCAACAGGGCCGGGAAGCATTGGAAAAGGAAAAGATAGCCTCCGAACTTTCCTTTTTAAAGGCGCAGATCAATCCCCATTTCTTTTTCAATACGCTGAACAATATTTATGCCCTGACCCATGTTGATATTGAAAAGTCGCGTAAGGCACTGCATAAACTTTCAAGAATGATGCGTTACCTGCTTTATGAGACCCAAACGGGGAGTACCCCAATCAGTAAGGAAATTTCTTTTATTGTAGATTATATAGAACTGATGAAACTGCGCTTAAATGGGCTGACTACTGTGGTTTTTGAAGAGCCCGTATTAAAGTATGATCCCCCGATTGCCCCAATGCTGTTTTTGCCCTATATAGAAAATGCGTTTAAATATGGGGTTAGTACTACAGAACCATCGGTGATAGCTATTGTTATTGAATTAAAGGGGAATGAGCTGAGCATGACCATAAAGAACCGCGTATTTAACAATTATGCAGAAACTGCTGATGGCTATGGCGGAATAGGGCTGAGCAACACCAAAAGAAGACTTGAATTGTTATACCCGGGCAGACATAATTTTTCGGCTTATGAAACCGCTGGACCAGCTGAATTTATTGTTCACTTAAACCTTGTTCTTGATGATACTGAATTGCATAGCAGTAGATGA